The Balneolales bacterium ANBcel1 genomic sequence GGAGCATTCCGATGGCGGCGAGAGGAATAAGCTGGGTGAGGCGGATATGAAACAGTCCGAAGAGCAGGCCGCCGACAATAATGGCTGCCCAGATGCCCCATGAACGCTCCATCAGCCGCTGGGCATATCCCCGAAACAGAATCTCCTCACAGACGGAGGGAACCAGGCCGACATGAATCAGAGCCAGAAGCACCATGTTGTCGGAAGTCAGAAACGACGTGATCATCTCCAGCTGAACCTCCTCCATGGCCATATAGGCATCCGGCATGGGGATTTGGGCGTTGATCCATCCAAGCAGCCAGACTGTCGGTTGCATGAAGATCACAAGGAGCACCGTTTGCAGCACCACTGGCAGGGTTTTTTCATCATGCCGGAACCGCAGGAATGCCGATCGTTTCCCGGTGGTGGAGAGGCCGGCAATCAGCCAGGTCAGCATGCCGATTATCAGAATCTGGAAAATGGAATTCCCCAGAAAAATCCCGTCAAGGTGCTCAACGAAAACGGCGGTGTCCAATACCTGGGAGGGATCGTCCAGAGCAATCATCAGATAGACAACGGCAAACAGATTGCCGAAGATCTGGAACAGAACGAACGCGAGAACTACCCACACCAGGGCCGGCAGCCAGTCGGGAAAGCCGTTACGACTGGTCCAGCTTTGCTCATGAAGAAACCCCTGAGGACTCACCGGCGGCTCACCGGAAGGCCGGCTCTCCGCATGGGGTTCTGAGTCACCGGGCGCCTGTCCGCCCCCGTCATTTTTATTGGAGTGCTGATCTGACATGAAAAAAGAATAAAATTACAGTTCCTCTTCCGGGGCTTTCCCCATAACTTTTGCTGCCAGCATTCCGCTCAGGACATTCAGCAGGCCGTACATTACCGCTCCCATACCGAGCATCTGCAGAATATTACCGGCAGAGTGGTAGTTTTGCATCTGGGTATAGGTGGCGTCGATCATCTCATCCTTCATGGCGCTGTCAAACATAGTACTCGCCTCAATATTGGCGATCATGGCGTTCTGAAGGTTGTCGATATAGGAGCTGTCGATGACAGGCCAGATCATGCTGAGCACAACGGATACCAATGCAATGAACACACCTGTAAACAGTCCGATGACCGCACCTCTGCCCACCTTGAGCTCTTTTCCATGCTCATTGATATAGAACTTGACCGCCAGGACTCCTCCAAAAAGCGCAATCAGGCACCCGATGGCCGAACTGGCATAGTACATCATCAAAAAAGAACCGGACGGTTCGGAGTGGATGGTGATGTAGCCTCCGATAATGGTGATCAAGAAGACGATGAAGCCGAAGATGGCACCTGCCTTGCCCGCCGCATTCCAGTATGATTTGTTTTGTGCTTGTTCCATTTACCTTTATCCTCCTTGTTTAGGTTTCGCAACGGTCAGGGCGGTCGCCAGCATGATTCCGGCGGATAACCCCCAGGCCGTTCCGAGTAACAATCTTGTGTGATTGGAGCTTCGCCAAAGATCTAACAGATTGGCAAAACCGTCAGATACCAATACGATAGACACCAAAAAAAAGATTCCTGTAATATAACGGTTCCATACCTTTCCAAAAGTGAAAAAAAATGCGGAACCGGCAATACCCGCCAGCAGGCCGGTATAGATGCCCGTGCAACGGCTGCAGGCCGCCAGCGGCACCTCGTTGATGAATAGCGCCCTGTCGATCTGCTGATGGCAGACAAATGAAAACAGGGATTGCGGCCAGCTTCCGGCCCATTCTGTGATGGTACCGTAAAAGAGCGGCGGACTCCAGGCCGTCAGTGCCAGGAATGCGGCAATTCCGATCGCTATGGTCGATAGCAGCGGGTCGAGCTTCATAACGGGAGTTGACGG encodes the following:
- a CDS encoding type II CAAX endopeptidase family protein; this encodes MSDQHSNKNDGGGQAPGDSEPHAESRPSGEPPVSPQGFLHEQSWTSRNGFPDWLPALVWVVLAFVLFQIFGNLFAVVYLMIALDDPSQVLDTAVFVEHLDGIFLGNSIFQILIIGMLTWLIAGLSTTGKRSAFLRFRHDEKTLPVVLQTVLLVIFMQPTVWLLGWINAQIPMPDAYMAMEEVQLEMITSFLTSDNMVLLALIHVGLVPSVCEEILFRGYAQRLMERSWGIWAAIIVGGLLFGLFHIRLTQLIPLAAIGMLLSWLVWRSDSIYPAMVGHFVNNGGSVIMAGLFSDIMTEQLVATELPPLWLVFASIGGIFMILRYIHQITKRE
- a CDS encoding DUF4199 family protein, producing the protein MEQAQNKSYWNAAGKAGAIFGFIVFLITIIGGYITIHSEPSGSFLMMYYASSAIGCLIALFGGVLAVKFYINEHGKELKVGRGAVIGLFTGVFIALVSVVLSMIWPVIDSSYIDNLQNAMIANIEASTMFDSAMKDEMIDATYTQMQNYHSAGNILQMLGMGAVMYGLLNVLSGMLAAKVMGKAPEEEL
- a CDS encoding DUF2085 domain-containing protein, with the protein product MSLASGKPSTPVMKLDPLLSTIAIGIAAFLALTAWSPPLFYGTITEWAGSWPQSLFSFVCHQQIDRALFINEVPLAACSRCTGIYTGLLAGIAGSAFFFTFGKVWNRYITGIFFLVSIVLVSDGFANLLDLWRSSNHTRLLLGTAWGLSAGIMLATALTVAKPKQGG